The DNA segment TTCTGAATTTTTCAAATTCATCTTTCGGAATTTCAAGATTCACAAGAGGACTGTATTCTATGTAGGCTGTTGCTCCATTCTTAATTACTTTCTTTCGGCTTTTAAAATCAAAATACGGATTGCTAATGCTACTTTCCTGCACCGTGTATTTTTCTTCCGTATCAATCTTTTGGTCGGTGTACAAGTTGATTTCATATTTCTCACTGTCAAAATTATGCCAGAAAGGAAGATCTTTATGCATATAATCCCGGGCGCTGGCTTTCACCAAATTCCGGTCGAAATACATCAGAAAACGGTTATTTTTAGGATCCACATAATATGGATTTTCTATAATGGACTGATACTGAATTTTAAATTCATTCTGTTTTTTGTCATCACTTACGATATCTATTACAGCATCTTTAAAAATATTTCTGATATCCGTTCCGTTTCTGTCTCCCGAATAATTAAGGCTGTAAAAAAGGAAATTATTCCAGCTGTCGATCACTTCTCTCCTATTTGTGTTTTTAAAATACCTTCTCATGGCATTGGCACGGTTACCTTTATAAGTTGTGGTAAGGGTGAGTTTTCCTATTGTATTCTGAACCCGGAAATCTACTTTTTCATCTACACAGAAATAAGGATAGCGGTACGGTTTTCTTTGCTTCAGTTCCTGATCGGGTTTCACTTCCAAATAATGCATGAAATAAATGAATCCGCGGTTTTCAAGTGTTCCGAATTCATCACGAATCGTAGCGTCTATAAAAAACTCTTCACCTTTATAATTAATTTTCACAATCGCATGATTGAATGTCAGCAAAGAAGGCAGATAATATTTAATATAAAAATCTGTGTGAAAATTTACCAGAACAATAGTGGCCTCCACTCCGATGTAATCCAGAATTACCTTTAAGAGAACAGATTTGGCCTTGCAATCGCCTTGTTTATTATCATAAGTTACAGCAGGTTCCTGTGGCTTGTGGCCATTCATCTCATCAGCATTAAAAATGTAATAAATATTGTTCTGTACATATTCAATCGCAAACTGGATTTTCTCATCAAGATCCTGTAAAGCATCAAGTTTCTCAATAAGGTTCGGTGCAAAATCCTTTAAAGAAGCATTGTTAAAGATTTCCTGATAAATCGGTGCAATATAATTGGAAAGCTCTTTCCAGGTGTTGTCCGTTGCAAAATCTATGAATGGGAAAATTTCACGGTTAGCATCTACGGGATTGATATAATCAGTCTCTTCAAAAACGAATTTTTCCCCTTTTTCAAGGTAATGTACTTCCGGCTCCTGTACATTGCCGCTTTCATCCCTGAAAAATGTTTTCTTATAAGCAATTTTTTCACTGCGTTCATTGATGAAGGTAAATTTATAGCTGCCGTAGGCCCAGTAATTATCAGGACTTACCCAAACGTATTTTGAAAATTCTTTTCTCAGAAAATCGCGTTCGGTAAAGGGTTTCACTCTTGAATCTTCCATAATAAGAATATCATAGAGCCGGAGATCTTTTATGGTAATATTGATTTTCTTGTTGCTGCTCAGAATCCCTCCGCTGCTGTGATTCTCGCTGTCCAGAACTTTAATTTTCGTATCCGGGATCTTATCAATCAGAACACCATCTCTTAAAACACTGATGCGGTGAATATGGTAGACTTCATTTTCCTCAACAACGACATCTGAAACAGAAGCTCTTTCAAGATTGGCGGGCTCATTTAAAGTGTAGGCCATACAGACATATTCATTGTTTTCCGTATTGCTGGTGTAATACTTTTTATCTAAAAAATAACAAAAATCCTTTCCTTCATTGTTTTGCTGTCGGGCAAAATCGGAATCCTGTATTCTGTTTATGAGTTCCTGATCATCAATATTTCCAGCCCATTCTTCCGGTTTCCGGATTCTGTAATTTTCAATTTCGATCTGATTATCCATATTATATTTTACTAATTGTGTCTTGGTGTATAAATAATAAAAGGTTAAATTAGGTATTTAAAATCTTAAAAACAAGACCGGAAAATGTTAAGATAATTTAAAAATGAGGCATAAAAATTGACTTCTCTGCTTTGAAAATTCAACACAGTCTCATCAGGCAGATTTCAAAAACAAAAAAATAACCTCAGCAAAACTGAGGTTTTATTTTAAAGATCGTTATTGTTATTGTTGTGATTATGATCCTTTGGCGGTTTAGGATAATTTCCTTTGGTAACTTCTCCCACTGTGTTTGCTGCAGTCATCGCTACGACAAGATCATTCAGCATGTTGCTGGCTGCAGTTGGAGAATTAGGCAGAAGCACAAGATTACTTCTGTTGCTGGAACCTACGGAATGTAAGGTGTCATAATGCTGGGTAACTACAATCAAAGCAGAAGCTTCGTGGGAATTGATTTCCACATTGTTCAGCATTCTTACGGATTCTTCAAGACCTTTGGCAATTTCCCTTCTCTGGTCTGCAATCCCTTGTCCCTGAAGTTTTTTGGATTCCGCTTCTGCTCTTGCTACGGCAACAATCCGGATTCTCTGGGCTTCAGATTCGTATTCTGCCGCGGTTTTCTCTCTTTCTGCCGCGTTGATTCTGTTCATCGCGTGTTTTACCTGTTCATCCGGATCAATATCTGTTACTAATGCTTTAATAATATCGTAACCATAACTTTGCATGGCTTCCTGTAATTCTCCTTTTACAGCAATAGCAATATCATCTTTTTTTACGAAAACATCATCCAGCTTCAGCTTGGGAACTTCCGCCCTTACCACATCAAAAACATAGGAAGTAATCTGGTTTTCCGGATTTTCGAGGCGATAATACGCATCTCCCACCTGTGTTCTGATCACCTGATATTGTACTGAAATTTTCATTTTGATAAAAACATTGTCTAATGTTTTGGTATCAATCATCACATCCAGCTGCTGAATTCTAAGGTTCAGTCTTTTGGCAATCTGATCAATAATCGGCAGCTTAAGATGAAGCCCAGAATGCTTCACGGCCTGGAATTTTCCAAAGCGTTCGATGATGGCTGCCGTTTCCTGTTTCACCACAAAGAAGGAAGCAAATAAAATAATTAATCCGATAAAAATAATAGGTACTAAAAAAAGACTCATAGTTATAATTTTTAATATAAATTTGTATTCTTCATAAAGATATGGTTTTTAGATTTAAAAAGAAAACCGGACACTCTATTGCATCCGGTTTTAATATATCCTCTCTACAGTCGTTATAATAAGATTACATCGTCATACCAATATCAATTCCTTTTATTTTACGGTAGAGATCCGTGGCAAAATTATCCGTCATTCCGGAAACAAAATCTATTATTCCCAAAACCTTTTGGTAATCGGTTCCGTTTTGATAAACAAATTGCTGCGGAAGGAGTTTTAATGCTTTTTTGTCGTAGGACTTTCTTTCGTCCTCATGCTTCAGAATAGAAGGAATAAAGTGATCCAAAAGTTCATACATTACGTTATAACCTGCATTTTCGATTTCAACTACGGCTTTATGATTGTATATTTTCTCAATAGAAAAACTTTCAATATCCTGTAATGTTTTATTCTCGGATTTATAAAGATCCAAAAGCGCTGTATCAAGATTTCCTTCCAGAATTTTATCAAAGTTTTGTTTATACATTTCCAGCGATTGGTTGATCAGTGCATTAATAACCTTGGCACGAAGGTATGAGATCTGTTCATTTTCATTGGAAATAGAGCTTAGTTTGGTCTCAATGCGCTTTACATCATCTGATTCGGACTTTACCAGTTCAAAAAAAAGGTTTTTGCAATCGGCGGTAGAAACAATTCCGAGGCGGTGTGCGTCTTCCATATCAATAATATTGTAGCAGATATCGTCAGCCGCTTCTACCAGCCATACAAAAGGGTGTCTTTTGAAAATATGAGGATCTTCACTTTCTGAAATCAGATTGGTTTCTTTAGCAATTTCAAGAAAAATATCTTTTTCATTCTGAAAGAAACCGAATTTTTTACGATGAATAAACCCTTTCTTTTTGGCAATGGCTTCACAGGGATACTTAGCGATACTTGCCAAAGTTGAAAACGTAAGCTGTATTCCTCCGGCATCTTTTCCCTGCTGTTGCTGCGCCAAAACTCTTATGGCATTGGCATTTCCTTCAAAATTCATCAGATCTGCCCATTCTTTTTCATTGAATTTAGGCTTTAGGTCTGTCTCGTTTCTTTCAAAATAGCTTGCAATAGCATCTTCCCCGGAATGCCCGAATGCAGGATTTCCAACATCATGACAAAGGCACGCCGCGGCAATTACATTTCCTAAATTATGGAGATAAAAATTTTTAGCATCTTCTGTAAGATCATTTTTATACTGATCGTGAATGAACTCACCCATTACGCTTCCCAGACTTCGGCCCACAGAAGAAACTTCCAGTGAATGCGTAAGGCGGTTATGTACAAAAACACTTCCCGGCAACGGAAAAACCTGAGTCTTATTCTGAAGTCTCCTGAATGCCGATGAAAATATAATTCGGTCAAAGTCTCTCTGGAAATCCGTTCTTGAAGCTTTTGTGTTCGGATTGTTGCCTGTACGCTGATTCGTGAAAATCTGGTTTAAGTTCATCATGTGCCAAAATTAGCTCAAATTTATTTTTTTTCCGACACATCCTCATCATTTTTTATCATCTGTTTATATTCTTACAGCTGCTAAAGCTTGTTGTGGCAAAATTATTGTTATCTCGATATAAAATAAGATCATGCCCGAAGGTCCTTCCATAATTTTAATGAAAGAAAGCATTCAGAAATTTGAAGGCGGAAAAGTTCTTGAAGTTTCCGGAAATGCCAAAATCGATAAAGAAATCCTGGTTGGAAAAACGCTGAAAGAAATAAAAACCTTCGGAAAACAAACGTATCTTGTATTTAATGATGTCGCGGTAAGGATTCACCTGCTGATGTTCGGTTCTCATAGTGTGGATGAACAGACGAAACCCGACCGGCAGCTAAGGCTGTCTTTACTATTTTCCGGCGGAAGCATTTATTTCTATACCTGCCATGTAAAAATGGTGGATTCTGAATTCTTAGCCGGCATTGATTGGGAAGCTGACGTCATGAGTGACAGTTGGAATCCTACAAAAGCATTAAAGAAACTTAAAGCAAATCCCGAAATGATGGTTTGTGATGCTTTGATGGATCAGGATATTTTTTCCGGAGTCGGAAATATTATTAAAAATGAAGTTTTATTCCGAATTGAGGTACAGCCCGAAAGCCTTTTAGGCAAAATGCCGGATAAAAAAATAAAAGAACTGATGAAAGAAGCCCGAAATTATAGCTTCGATTTTCTGGAGTGGAAGAGAGAATTTACGCTTAAGAAACACTGGCTGGCCCACACTAAGAAAATTTGCCCGAAATGCGGCCAAAAATTCATCAAAAGGCAGACAGGTAAAGGAAAAAGAAGAAGTTTTTTCTGTGAAACCGATCAGCAATTATATCATTAATTTCTACTTACTTTCTATCTTACACATTTTAAAAATTATATG comes from the Chryseobacterium nepalense genome and includes:
- a CDS encoding SPFH domain-containing protein, with the translated sequence MSLFLVPIIFIGLIILFASFFVVKQETAAIIERFGKFQAVKHSGLHLKLPIIDQIAKRLNLRIQQLDVMIDTKTLDNVFIKMKISVQYQVIRTQVGDAYYRLENPENQITSYVFDVVRAEVPKLKLDDVFVKKDDIAIAVKGELQEAMQSYGYDIIKALVTDIDPDEQVKHAMNRINAAEREKTAAEYESEAQRIRIVAVARAEAESKKLQGQGIADQRREIAKGLEESVRMLNNVEINSHEASALIVVTQHYDTLHSVGSSNRSNLVLLPNSPTAASNMLNDLVVAMTAANTVGEVTKGNYPKPPKDHNHNNNNNDL
- a CDS encoding endonuclease gives rise to the protein MKESIQKFEGGKVLEVSGNAKIDKEILVGKTLKEIKTFGKQTYLVFNDVAVRIHLLMFGSHSVDEQTKPDRQLRLSLLFSGGSIYFYTCHVKMVDSEFLAGIDWEADVMSDSWNPTKALKKLKANPEMMVCDALMDQDIFSGVGNIIKNEVLFRIEVQPESLLGKMPDKKIKELMKEARNYSFDFLEWKREFTLKKHWLAHTKKICPKCGQKFIKRQTGKGKRRSFFCETDQQLYH
- a CDS encoding deoxyguanosinetriphosphate triphosphohydrolase, yielding MNLNQIFTNQRTGNNPNTKASRTDFQRDFDRIIFSSAFRRLQNKTQVFPLPGSVFVHNRLTHSLEVSSVGRSLGSVMGEFIHDQYKNDLTEDAKNFYLHNLGNVIAAACLCHDVGNPAFGHSGEDAIASYFERNETDLKPKFNEKEWADLMNFEGNANAIRVLAQQQQGKDAGGIQLTFSTLASIAKYPCEAIAKKKGFIHRKKFGFFQNEKDIFLEIAKETNLISESEDPHIFKRHPFVWLVEAADDICYNIIDMEDAHRLGIVSTADCKNLFFELVKSESDDVKRIETKLSSISNENEQISYLRAKVINALINQSLEMYKQNFDKILEGNLDTALLDLYKSENKTLQDIESFSIEKIYNHKAVVEIENAGYNVMYELLDHFIPSILKHEDERKSYDKKALKLLPQQFVYQNGTDYQKVLGIIDFVSGMTDNFATDLYRKIKGIDIGMTM